A region from the Phycisphaerales bacterium genome encodes:
- a CDS encoding MATE family efflux transporter codes for MNSPAVDQQDEAVAPEPHAGVESRRGDAPRRRAGVAHASDRLESPVTPRSDPRGDGRIRTGKLAGLSLGMAIWVLSWPIMAQSFLDALLGTVDTAVAARLGVEETDAVGLSTYIMWFTGVITMSVAIGATALISRAVGSGHRSRANDVLGQSMTLAIIIGVAAGIVMAIAAPFLGRPCGLDPVAAKLMAQYLWPIAASMPAMVVTNVGVACLRGAGESRSPLWIMMIENIINLPLNGLLSGVALHFTVMGRTIDWPGIPSIAIGIAGVGVATCIARCVGAVIVLWLLWRGEDVMRLHWHRMKPRLSSMKRLMNVGLPNLWESLGMWMGNFFIILVIGQVLAAAAGAPGLIGAHQITIRLESFSFLPGFAMGTAAATLMGQYLGAGNPRMAARAALVCAGVAAVVMSIFSYFFIFHPVAMVSVMSDQEMHRQVVPDLLRLAGYIQVPFAILLVLRGGLRGAGDTRMAMIITSIGIYAIRVPGCLIAALLFPEKGLYPLWLVMVCELTIRCLMFTARFLHGGWMRIKV; via the coding sequence TTGAACAGCCCGGCGGTGGATCAACAGGACGAGGCGGTGGCGCCAGAGCCGCACGCCGGGGTTGAGTCGCGCCGCGGCGACGCGCCTCGGCGCCGGGCGGGCGTAGCGCATGCCTCCGACCGTCTCGAATCGCCGGTCACGCCGCGCTCTGACCCGCGCGGCGACGGGCGGATCCGCACCGGCAAACTCGCAGGCTTGTCGCTGGGCATGGCGATCTGGGTGCTGTCGTGGCCGATCATGGCGCAGTCGTTCCTCGATGCGCTGCTGGGCACGGTGGACACGGCGGTCGCAGCTCGCCTGGGCGTCGAAGAGACCGATGCTGTCGGACTCTCGACGTACATCATGTGGTTCACGGGCGTGATCACGATGTCGGTGGCGATCGGCGCCACCGCGCTGATCAGCCGCGCCGTGGGCAGCGGCCACCGCAGCCGCGCCAACGACGTGCTCGGTCAGTCGATGACGCTGGCGATCATCATCGGCGTGGCTGCGGGAATCGTGATGGCGATCGCCGCGCCGTTCCTCGGCCGCCCTTGCGGACTCGATCCGGTTGCGGCGAAACTGATGGCGCAGTACCTTTGGCCGATCGCGGCGTCGATGCCCGCGATGGTCGTGACCAACGTGGGCGTAGCGTGCCTGCGCGGCGCGGGCGAATCGCGCAGCCCGCTGTGGATCATGATGATCGAGAACATCATCAACCTGCCGCTCAACGGGCTGCTCTCCGGCGTGGCGCTGCACTTCACCGTCATGGGCCGAACCATCGACTGGCCCGGCATTCCATCGATCGCCATCGGCATCGCGGGCGTGGGCGTGGCGACGTGCATCGCGCGGTGCGTGGGCGCGGTCATTGTGCTCTGGCTGCTGTGGCGCGGCGAAGACGTGATGCGCCTGCACTGGCACCGCATGAAGCCGCGCCTGTCGTCAATGAAGCGCCTGATGAACGTCGGCCTGCCGAACCTGTGGGAATCGCTGGGCATGTGGATGGGCAATTTCTTCATCATCCTCGTCATCGGCCAGGTGCTCGCTGCCGCGGCGGGCGCGCCCGGGCTCATCGGCGCGCACCAGATCACCATCCGGCTTGAGTCGTTCAGTTTCCTGCCGGGCTTTGCGATGGGCACGGCGGCGGCGACGCTGATGGGACAGTACCTCGGCGCCGGCAACCCGCGCATGGCCGCCCGCGCGGCGCTCGTCTGCGCCGGCGTGGCGGCGGTGGTCATGTCGATCTTCAGTTACTTCTTCATCTTCCACCCCGTGGCGATGGTGTCGGTCATGTCCGACCAGGAGATGCACAGGCAGGTGGTGCCCGATCTGCTGCGCCTGGCGGGATACATCCAGGTCCCGTTCGCCATTCTGCTTGTGCTGCGCGGCGGGCTGCGCGGCGCAGGCGACACGCGGATGGCCATGATCATCACAAGCATCGGCATCTACGCGATCCGCGTGCCCGGATGCCTCATCGCGGCGCTTCTCTTTCCCGAAAAGGGCCTCTACCCGCTGTGGCTGGTGATGGTGTGCGAACTGACGATCCGCTGCCTCATGTTCACCGCCCGCTTCCTGCACGGCGGCTGGATGCGGATCAAGGTATGA
- a CDS encoding RluA family pseudouridine synthase, whose amino-acid sequence MHTLALVHRDEHLVCVEKPSGMLSVPGKGPQGSDCVVNRLIAMFGWAREVHRLDMDTSGLMVVALNPESHRALCRQFRERTVSKRYEAIAHGRIEGERGEIDLPIRADIEHRPRQIVDREHGKPSLTRYEVLDRTEATTRVQLAPQTGRSHQLRVHLASAGHAILGDDLYAPAEVCAMSSRLLLHATSLCIDHPASGTRLVLVSPCPF is encoded by the coding sequence ATGCACACGCTTGCACTTGTACATCGCGATGAACACCTGGTCTGCGTCGAAAAGCCATCGGGGATGCTCAGTGTGCCCGGCAAGGGGCCTCAGGGGAGCGATTGTGTCGTGAACCGGTTGATCGCGATGTTCGGCTGGGCTCGCGAGGTGCATCGGCTCGATATGGATACCAGCGGCCTGATGGTCGTCGCGCTCAACCCTGAAAGCCACCGCGCGCTGTGCCGGCAGTTCCGCGAGCGCACGGTGAGCAAGCGATACGAAGCGATTGCGCACGGCCGGATCGAGGGTGAGCGCGGGGAGATCGACCTGCCCATCCGCGCCGACATCGAGCACCGGCCGAGGCAGATCGTCGATCGCGAGCACGGCAAGCCGTCCCTGACGCGCTACGAGGTGCTCGACCGCACTGAGGCGACGACGCGCGTTCAACTCGCGCCCCAGACCGGCCGCTCGCACCAGTTGCGGGTGCACCTGGCGTCGGCGGGGCACGCCATTCTCGGCGATGACCTGTATGCGCCGGCCGAAGTGTGCGCGATGAGTTCCCGGCTGCTGCTGCATGCGACCTCGCTGTGCATTGACCACCCGGCGAGCGGGACGCGGCTGGTTCTCGTATCGCCGTGTCCGTTCTGA
- a CDS encoding PD40 domain-containing protein yields MAANGSVVAASRKANLSGISRLAGAALALAASAAFGQNVGGPPPSAGSEAGPNWRVAEKGILADHVQLTFDEDFFKAGEAYFSGDNQWVIYQAVAKPAEGEEPAPFYAMYVAKLNWEDDRLTGAGRPILVSPPGSANTCGWFDPNDPSRIYFGSTITAPTESEAPGFQRDGSKYKWMFPTETEIITMIVPEIWRIQHPGTPLPTPTESGIRKLTHNSTYDAEGSLESTGRFMVYCSLDGAPRLGDLHIMDLTTGLSNLIVGGNGYDGGPFFSPEGKRITYRSDRHGNNLLQLFVADLKFNEQGVPVGIEREHQLTDNADVNWCPFWHPAGRHLVYATSAIGHFNYEVFITTADPGNLPGSTGPERYGLQTRRVTHAGGFDGLPVFNSDGSYMMWTSQRTMDPRQKGSSQLWAARFTMELDPVAETPADPTAGH; encoded by the coding sequence ATGGCTGCGAATGGATCGGTAGTGGCTGCCTCGCGCAAAGCAAACCTCAGCGGGATTTCACGTCTGGCCGGAGCCGCTTTGGCCCTGGCCGCTTCCGCCGCATTCGGCCAGAACGTCGGCGGCCCGCCTCCATCGGCTGGGAGCGAAGCCGGTCCAAACTGGCGCGTGGCTGAAAAGGGCATTCTGGCCGACCACGTCCAACTCACCTTCGACGAAGACTTTTTCAAGGCCGGCGAAGCGTACTTCAGCGGCGACAACCAGTGGGTCATCTACCAGGCGGTCGCCAAACCCGCCGAGGGCGAGGAGCCCGCGCCGTTCTACGCCATGTACGTGGCCAAACTCAACTGGGAAGACGATCGCCTCACCGGAGCCGGCCGGCCAATTCTCGTCAGCCCGCCCGGGTCGGCCAATACTTGCGGCTGGTTCGACCCCAACGACCCCTCGCGCATCTACTTCGGCTCGACGATCACGGCTCCCACGGAGAGCGAAGCGCCCGGCTTTCAGCGCGACGGCTCGAAATACAAGTGGATGTTTCCGACGGAGACCGAGATCATCACCATGATCGTGCCCGAAATCTGGCGCATCCAGCACCCCGGCACGCCGCTGCCGACGCCGACTGAGAGCGGCATCCGCAAACTCACCCACAACAGCACCTACGACGCGGAAGGCTCGCTCGAGAGCACCGGCCGCTTCATGGTGTACTGCTCGCTCGACGGCGCGCCGCGCCTGGGCGATCTTCACATCATGGACCTGACCACGGGCCTTTCCAACCTCATCGTCGGCGGCAACGGCTACGACGGCGGGCCGTTCTTCAGCCCCGAGGGCAAGCGCATCACCTACCGCTCCGACCGGCATGGCAACAACCTCCTCCAACTCTTCGTCGCCGATCTCAAGTTCAACGAGCAGGGCGTGCCCGTCGGCATCGAGCGCGAGCATCAGCTCACCGACAACGCCGACGTCAACTGGTGCCCCTTCTGGCATCCCGCCGGCCGGCACCTCGTCTACGCCACCAGCGCCATCGGCCACTTCAACTACGAAGTCTTCATCACCACCGCCGACCCCGGCAACCTGCCCGGCTCGACCGGCCCTGAGCGCTACGGCCTGCAGACGCGGCGGGTGACGCACGCCGGCGGCTTCGATGGCCTGCCCGTGTTCAATTCCGACGGCTCGTACATGATGTGGACCAGCCAGCGGACCATGGACCCGAGGCAGAAGGGCTCGAGCCAGTTGTGGGCCGCCCGCTTCACCATGGAACTTGACCCCGTCGCTGAGACGCCGGCTGATCCCACTGCGGGTCACTGA
- a CDS encoding tetratricopeptide repeat protein, protein MILQRPGRFGLLVCTCCAALAVCGCSNSRSGAEDGSQARTPTAAHSNPPANGGARSKAAVTLPVPPGIDAQRLMPREAGDAKASLALEEALGQLASGEFMPQPRSAAPPSEDVLRETMRLYLAAREMTLDGRYFDSIRSLEQALKLDPGAVSCMRLMAENYLSTIGPARALRLYEDILSLEPDDLEALLRLGSAAWQRRDVNKAAGLLGRAYALLKDEQAAASHADIWFLVAHDLGQVLLAEGYDRAGVSVWRALIQRLPQYPPESAHFQAEIDRLYRVAPEMWRDLGDAYCRLQRYDEAVEVYSQALGAARVSDQDMLPRLIWALSQAGRTPEAIDALLKAIDDPKMAGALELVALFRDSPQAEALATALRGRLAEQPGELRYVQAIAGLLPPERSDEVILEFLGEHGGDAAVLRDLLPWAVQRLAPSQPVRLIITLAQESGDIPDSLLDELVALTDDPRRFLEGWDQLPKAMRDSLEGQLVRVGLLLRDYQYDQTRTALDALLARHPRSTAGLLSKATVLLVLNLSDEAIDVLKATPGQQSDSAELGYDRAMLLAQVGEVDAGLALLDELQAKRGESIDEAEHLRRKARLLTSAGRAREAAAALRGALEVEPGDAATYGALIRLYGYGGPLQDSTEYGSVVRALYAAAPQSREFRMLRAEQDAGRGRFDDAIAAYQALLAEDITDSVALEGLVKIWLAAGRASEASPWIATQRINRPGDRRLRDAWLRTLIADQRGGEAVEVLRAAVAKRPQDFASYIQLESALKSVGREDEARQVIAQRWSHQPESVTRSLALAQLDIEQDLGESALANLRHALELASEHLDRHVENITALASRLASEALRAQALELVESIGRQAIAKQVSAPPAVFIASATAMVELDRPLQGIIAFIEAVSQIDPKIEFDLTAVCAVSLGQHDRLDDGCALSDRWLGEQGPIRRREAGLAQWRLVQCAIRDEPQRAINLVRRAHEPDGDGSRAYESMQILDSRSTAGERDGQSPAQLLAQSLYLLAGAFSSEGHDASQEMLLEEALAVDPDHAMANNDLGYSLADRNVRLEEAEQMLVKATKAEGNNSAVLDSLGWVRYKLGKLENPDDESREIFENAAIPLLEEAVRLRLEDRSEIDTTVILDHLGDAYWRAGQEQRAMEIWQRSVRTYDEIMQLNAATVQQDDANATIEFYRKYFGETIEMTRTKIEAAKAGKKPPVAASPGLDKN, encoded by the coding sequence ATGATTCTTCAGAGACCCGGCCGATTCGGTCTGCTCGTCTGCACCTGCTGCGCCGCACTGGCCGTGTGCGGCTGTTCGAATTCGCGCAGCGGCGCCGAAGACGGCAGCCAGGCCCGGACGCCAACTGCGGCCCACTCGAACCCGCCAGCCAACGGCGGCGCGCGGTCCAAGGCGGCTGTGACCCTTCCCGTTCCGCCCGGCATCGACGCCCAGCGGCTGATGCCGCGCGAGGCGGGCGACGCGAAAGCCTCGCTGGCGCTGGAGGAGGCTTTAGGCCAGTTGGCCTCGGGCGAATTCATGCCCCAGCCGCGCTCGGCAGCGCCGCCTTCTGAGGATGTGCTGCGCGAAACGATGCGGCTGTACCTGGCGGCGCGCGAGATGACGCTCGACGGCCGCTACTTTGACTCGATCCGCTCCCTTGAGCAGGCGCTCAAGCTCGATCCCGGAGCCGTGTCGTGCATGCGCCTCATGGCGGAAAACTACCTTTCGACCATCGGCCCGGCGCGGGCCCTGCGCCTCTATGAGGACATACTGTCTCTCGAACCCGACGACCTCGAAGCGCTGCTGCGGCTGGGCTCGGCGGCGTGGCAGCGGCGCGATGTGAACAAAGCCGCAGGACTGCTGGGCCGCGCTTACGCGCTGCTGAAAGACGAGCAGGCGGCGGCGAGCCACGCGGACATCTGGTTCCTGGTCGCACATGATCTCGGCCAGGTGCTGCTGGCCGAAGGATACGATCGCGCGGGTGTTTCAGTGTGGCGCGCATTGATTCAGCGCCTGCCGCAGTACCCGCCGGAGTCGGCGCATTTCCAGGCGGAGATCGACCGTCTCTATCGCGTGGCGCCGGAGATGTGGCGCGACCTGGGCGACGCGTACTGCCGGCTGCAGCGCTACGACGAGGCGGTCGAAGTGTACAGCCAGGCGCTGGGCGCCGCGCGCGTGAGCGATCAGGACATGCTGCCGCGCCTCATCTGGGCGCTGAGCCAGGCGGGGCGCACGCCTGAAGCGATCGATGCGCTGCTCAAGGCGATCGACGATCCCAAGATGGCCGGGGCGCTCGAACTGGTCGCGCTCTTCCGCGACTCGCCGCAAGCTGAAGCGCTGGCGACGGCGCTGCGCGGGCGGCTGGCCGAGCAGCCGGGCGAACTGCGATACGTGCAGGCGATCGCGGGGCTCCTGCCGCCGGAGCGCAGCGACGAAGTGATTCTCGAATTCCTCGGCGAGCACGGCGGCGACGCGGCGGTGCTGCGCGACCTGCTGCCCTGGGCCGTGCAGCGCCTGGCGCCGTCGCAGCCCGTGCGGCTGATCATCACGCTGGCGCAGGAGAGCGGCGACATCCCCGATTCGCTTCTCGATGAACTCGTCGCGCTCACGGACGATCCGCGCCGCTTTCTGGAGGGCTGGGACCAACTGCCAAAGGCGATGCGCGACTCGCTCGAAGGGCAACTCGTGCGTGTCGGGCTGCTGCTGCGCGATTACCAGTATGACCAGACCCGCACGGCGCTCGATGCGCTATTGGCCAGGCATCCACGATCGACGGCAGGCCTGCTGAGCAAGGCGACCGTGCTGTTGGTGCTCAACCTGAGCGACGAGGCGATTGACGTGCTCAAAGCGACGCCGGGGCAGCAGAGCGATTCGGCCGAACTCGGCTATGACCGCGCCATGTTGCTGGCGCAGGTGGGTGAGGTTGATGCGGGGCTGGCGCTGCTGGACGAGTTGCAGGCGAAGCGCGGCGAGTCGATCGACGAAGCCGAACACCTTCGGCGCAAGGCTCGACTGCTGACCAGCGCGGGCCGAGCGAGGGAGGCGGCCGCGGCACTGCGCGGCGCGCTGGAGGTCGAGCCGGGCGACGCCGCGACGTATGGCGCGCTCATCCGCCTCTACGGCTACGGCGGCCCGCTGCAGGACAGCACGGAGTATGGCAGCGTGGTGCGAGCGCTCTATGCGGCCGCGCCGCAGAGCCGCGAGTTCCGCATGCTGCGCGCCGAACAGGATGCGGGGCGCGGGCGATTCGATGACGCCATCGCCGCTTACCAGGCGCTACTGGCCGAGGACATCACAGATTCGGTCGCGCTGGAAGGGCTGGTGAAGATCTGGCTCGCGGCCGGCCGCGCTTCGGAAGCGTCGCCGTGGATCGCCACGCAGCGCATCAACCGGCCCGGCGACCGACGGCTTCGAGACGCATGGCTGCGGACGCTCATCGCCGACCAGCGCGGGGGCGAAGCAGTGGAGGTGCTTCGCGCTGCCGTGGCGAAGCGGCCGCAGGATTTCGCGTCTTACATCCAACTCGAATCAGCTCTCAAGAGTGTCGGCCGCGAGGACGAGGCGCGGCAGGTGATCGCCCAGCGCTGGAGCCACCAGCCCGAGTCGGTCACGCGCAGCCTGGCGCTGGCTCAGCTCGACATCGAGCAGGACCTTGGCGAGAGCGCGCTGGCGAACCTGCGCCACGCGCTCGAACTGGCCTCCGAGCACCTCGACCGGCACGTGGAGAACATCACCGCACTTGCCTCGCGCCTCGCCAGCGAGGCGCTGCGCGCGCAGGCGCTGGAACTGGTCGAATCCATCGGCCGGCAGGCGATCGCCAAACAGGTTTCGGCGCCGCCCGCGGTGTTCATCGCCTCGGCGACGGCGATGGTGGAACTGGACCGGCCGCTGCAGGGCATCATTGCTTTCATCGAGGCGGTGAGTCAGATCGATCCGAAGATCGAGTTCGACCTGACTGCGGTGTGCGCCGTGAGCCTTGGACAGCACGATCGTCTCGATGATGGCTGCGCGCTGAGCGATCGGTGGCTGGGTGAACAAGGTCCGATCCGCAGGCGCGAAGCCGGCCTGGCGCAGTGGCGGCTGGTGCAGTGCGCCATCCGCGACGAGCCGCAGCGGGCGATCAATCTGGTGCGGAGGGCGCACGAGCCCGACGGCGACGGGTCAAGGGCATACGAATCGATGCAGATCCTCGACTCGCGGTCGACGGCGGGCGAGAGGGACGGCCAGTCCCCGGCGCAGCTGCTGGCGCAGTCACTGTATCTCCTTGCGGGGGCGTTCTCGTCGGAAGGGCACGACGCCTCGCAGGAGATGCTGCTCGAGGAAGCGCTGGCGGTCGATCCCGATCACGCCATGGCCAACAACGACCTGGGCTACTCGCTGGCGGACCGCAACGTGCGGCTCGAAGAAGCCGAGCAGATGCTCGTCAAGGCGACCAAGGCGGAAGGAAACAACTCGGCCGTGCTCGATTCGCTCGGCTGGGTGCGTTACAAGCTCGGCAAACTCGAGAATCCCGATGATGAGTCGCGTGAGATCTTCGAAAATGCCGCCATTCCGTTGCTCGAAGAGGCGGTGCGGCTGCGGCTCGAAGACCGGAGCGAGATCGACACGACCGTGATCCTCGACCATCTCGGCGACGCCTACTGGCGCGCCGGGCAAGAGCAGCGCGCGATGGAAATCTGGCAGAGATCGGTGCGGACCTACGACGAGATCATGCAGTTGAACGCGGCGACCGTGCAGCAAGACGACGCCAACGCGACGATCGAGTTCTACCGCAAGTACTTCGGCGAGACAATTGAGATGACGCGCACAAAGATCGAGGCGGCCAAAGCAGGGAAAAAGCCCCCGGTTGCGGCCTCGCCGGGACTGGACAAGAATTGA
- a CDS encoding YebC/PmpR family DNA-binding transcriptional regulator: MAGHSKWANIKHRKARQDKARGKMWSKCSRAIIVAARQGGGDPDMNLTLRYAIDDAKAVNMPKDTIEKAIKKGAGGADDGVQYTPMRFEGYGPGGAAIIIDCLTDNVNRTAPEVRMIFDKFHGKLGVSGSVAFGFTQRGYLTVAAAGVAEETIFEKAIEAGAEDVQAVDELWEVFTAPNDLHAVKEAIEAAGMTVETSEVTMLPNTTVQCAGENAERVMRIIEAFEDLDDVQKVYTNAQIADEDLARLS, translated from the coding sequence ATGGCCGGGCATAGCAAATGGGCCAACATCAAGCATCGCAAGGCGAGGCAGGACAAGGCGCGGGGCAAGATGTGGTCCAAGTGCAGCCGCGCCATCATCGTGGCGGCGCGCCAGGGCGGCGGCGATCCGGACATGAACCTCACGCTCCGCTACGCCATTGACGACGCCAAAGCCGTCAACATGCCCAAGGACACAATCGAAAAGGCGATCAAAAAGGGCGCGGGCGGGGCCGACGACGGCGTGCAGTACACCCCCATGCGCTTCGAAGGCTACGGCCCGGGCGGGGCGGCGATCATCATCGACTGCCTGACCGACAACGTGAACCGCACGGCGCCGGAAGTCCGCATGATCTTTGACAAATTCCACGGCAAACTGGGCGTGAGCGGCTCGGTCGCGTTCGGCTTCACGCAGCGCGGCTATCTCACCGTCGCCGCCGCGGGCGTGGCCGAGGAGACGATCTTCGAGAAGGCGATCGAAGCGGGCGCGGAAGACGTGCAGGCCGTTGACGAGTTGTGGGAAGTCTTCACCGCGCCCAACGATCTGCACGCGGTCAAGGAAGCGATCGAGGCGGCGGGCATGACGGTCGAGACGTCGGAAGTGACCATGCTGCCCAACACCACCGTGCAGTGCGCCGGCGAGAACGCCGAGCGGGTGATGCGGATCATCGAAGCGTTTGAAGATCTCGACGACGTGCAGAAGGTCTACACGAACGCCCAAATCGCCGATGAGGATCTCGCGCGCCTCAGTTGA
- a CDS encoding thermonuclease family protein, with protein MLAALVALSAADRAGWLLADRPDGELYHLISARVLRVIDGDTIEVEIADHIYQTATTRVRLIGVDCPETAHPSFSNQPAQPLAEEAAALTRELVDGRVVRLRLEPQGTRDLYGRLLAHVDLPDGASLAERLLAEGLARREDRWNHSMLMRYRQLELAARRARRGVWQ; from the coding sequence GTGCTCGCAGCGCTGGTCGCCCTGAGCGCCGCCGACCGGGCGGGCTGGCTGCTGGCCGACCGGCCCGATGGCGAGTTGTACCACCTCATCTCCGCCCGCGTGCTCCGCGTCATCGACGGCGACACGATCGAAGTAGAGATCGCCGATCACATCTACCAAACGGCGACGACGCGCGTCCGGCTGATCGGAGTGGACTGCCCCGAGACGGCGCATCCCTCGTTCTCCAACCAACCGGCTCAGCCGCTGGCGGAGGAAGCCGCGGCGCTGACGCGCGAACTGGTGGACGGCCGGGTCGTCCGACTCCGCCTCGAGCCGCAGGGCACGCGCGATCTCTACGGCCGGTTGCTGGCCCACGTCGATCTCCCGGACGGCGCCAGCCTGGCCGAACGGCTGCTCGCGGAGGGTCTGGCGCGGCGCGAAGACCGATGGAACCACTCGATGCTCATGCGCTACCGCCAACTCGAACTCGCCGCGAGGCGGGCACGGCGCGGCGTGTGGCAGTGA
- a CDS encoding deoxyribonuclease IV, whose amino-acid sequence MLGSHLSVAGGYVNALLEAERLEMQTVQIFTKNQRQWKAKPIEPAAVRDWLTELHRLKWTQTVSHASYLINLATPADEHFRQSVDSMSDEMERAEALEVAYVVVHPGSSLQSSLDDGLARVVRALDEVTRRTLGFKSIICLETTVGGGNQIGGKFEHLAAIRQAVAQPERIGTCFDTCHVTAAGYDMSTAKAVKDVFSEYDRIVGLEHLQCFHLNDSKFGCGSHRDRHEHIGLGDVGEACFEHIMRSRAFAKRPKILETEKALTADGTPWDTINLRRLRALAEKGTSAARRPRRGAARPSSSPARSTRTPSQPRRSRKAT is encoded by the coding sequence ATGCTTGGAAGCCATCTCTCCGTCGCCGGCGGCTACGTGAACGCTCTCCTCGAAGCCGAACGCCTTGAGATGCAGACGGTGCAGATCTTCACCAAGAACCAGCGTCAGTGGAAGGCTAAACCGATCGAACCCGCCGCCGTGCGCGACTGGCTCACGGAGCTGCACCGGCTCAAGTGGACGCAAACGGTGAGCCACGCGAGTTATCTCATCAATCTTGCCACGCCCGCCGACGAACACTTCCGCCAGTCCGTGGATTCGATGTCGGATGAAATGGAGCGCGCCGAGGCGCTGGAGGTGGCGTACGTGGTGGTGCACCCCGGCTCATCGCTGCAGTCGTCGCTCGATGACGGCCTGGCGCGGGTCGTCCGGGCGCTCGATGAGGTCACGCGGCGAACTCTGGGCTTCAAGTCGATCATCTGCCTCGAAACCACCGTCGGCGGCGGCAACCAGATCGGCGGCAAGTTCGAGCACCTCGCCGCGATCCGCCAGGCCGTCGCTCAGCCCGAGCGCATCGGCACGTGCTTTGACACCTGCCACGTGACGGCGGCGGGCTACGACATGTCCACGGCCAAAGCGGTGAAGGACGTGTTCAGCGAGTACGATCGCATCGTCGGGCTCGAGCACCTGCAGTGCTTTCACCTCAACGACTCGAAGTTCGGCTGCGGCAGCCACCGCGACCGGCACGAGCACATCGGCCTGGGCGACGTGGGAGAGGCGTGTTTTGAGCACATCATGCGGTCGCGGGCCTTCGCCAAGCGGCCGAAGATCCTCGAAACCGAGAAGGCACTGACGGCCGACGGCACGCCGTGGGATACCATAAACCTCAGACGATTGAGGGCTCTTGCCGAAAAGGGAACGAGCGCTGCCCGCCGGCCGCGGCGGGGCGCCGCCCGGCCGAGTTCGAGTCCGGCACGATCAACACGCACGCCGTCGCAGCCTCGGCGATCACGGAAAGCCACATGA
- a CDS encoding tetratricopeptide repeat protein, whose amino-acid sequence MMPHANALRRLSNRWTWPGRAAACLSLCGAACLLMSCELFVQRPPSAVPKGPVTPVDMAAADDYVAEAEAALNTGDKDAALAAFAAAIEENPRIVRAHMGMAEIYKERQQWPEAEVASRKWVELEPRSYDARYLHGFVLHQLNRLLEAIREYRQALIIEPNSHEANLNIATAYLQLSQAVEALPFAERAVQVQPNHGPSRANLGVIYAAVGNHAKAVENYQAALELMEPSPELMLNMVESLRKLQRYPEMVNTLEALIRMQPSADAYERLGYATFKMREYERSESSYRSALQLDKNYYPAMNGLAVNLLNDYIRSNRTDNEARQEALDLLRRSLQLNQDQPKIVELLSRYGR is encoded by the coding sequence ATGATGCCCCACGCCAACGCCCTTCGCCGCCTATCAAACCGCTGGACGTGGCCCGGCCGTGCTGCCGCCTGCCTGAGCCTGTGCGGGGCAGCCTGTCTGCTCATGTCGTGCGAACTGTTCGTGCAGCGTCCGCCATCGGCCGTTCCCAAGGGGCCCGTCACGCCCGTGGACATGGCTGCAGCGGACGACTACGTCGCCGAGGCGGAGGCGGCTCTGAACACCGGCGACAAGGACGCGGCCCTGGCGGCCTTTGCTGCGGCGATTGAAGAAAACCCGCGCATCGTCCGTGCCCACATGGGCATGGCGGAGATCTACAAGGAGCGCCAACAGTGGCCCGAGGCGGAGGTCGCTTCGCGCAAGTGGGTGGAACTCGAGCCGCGCAGTTATGATGCCCGTTACCTGCACGGATTTGTGCTGCACCAGTTGAACCGGCTGCTCGAAGCCATCCGCGAGTACCGCCAGGCGCTGATCATCGAACCCAACAGCCACGAGGCGAATCTGAATATCGCCACGGCCTACCTGCAGTTGAGTCAGGCCGTGGAGGCCCTGCCGTTCGCCGAGCGGGCGGTGCAGGTGCAGCCCAACCACGGCCCGAGCCGGGCGAATCTCGGCGTCATCTACGCTGCCGTTGGCAATCACGCCAAGGCGGTCGAGAACTACCAGGCGGCGCTGGAACTGATGGAGCCCTCGCCCGAACTTATGCTCAACATGGTTGAGAGCCTGCGCAAACTGCAGCGCTATCCCGAAATGGTTAACACGCTCGAAGCGCTGATCCGCATGCAGCCTTCGGCCGACGCGTACGAGCGGCTCGGCTATGCGACGTTCAAGATGCGCGAATACGAGCGGAGCGAATCGTCGTACCGCTCAGCGCTGCAACTCGATAAGAATTACTACCCGGCGATGAACGGGCTGGCGGTGAACCTGCTCAACGATTACATCCGCTCGAACCGCACGGACAACGAAGCGCGACAGGAAGCGCTCGACCTGCTCCGCCGCAGCCTGCAACTCAACCAGGACCAGCCCAAGATCGTAGAGCTGCTCAGTCGCTACGGCCGGTGA
- the queF gene encoding NADPH-dependent 7-cyano-7-deazaguanine reductase QueF: MPDRSLLETFPAPTESPFVIEHVSEEFTSVCPKTGHPDFGMITLRYEPAPRGVCVELKSLKLYYQSFRNEGIYYEAVTNRIRDDLAELMKPTWLQVITDWKGRGGIRSRIRAEHGGVPLHWRSV; this comes from the coding sequence ATGCCAGATCGCTCGCTTCTTGAGACTTTTCCCGCGCCGACGGAGTCGCCGTTTGTCATTGAGCACGTGAGCGAGGAGTTCACGAGCGTGTGCCCGAAGACGGGGCATCCGGATTTCGGCATGATTACGCTGCGCTACGAGCCGGCGCCGCGCGGCGTGTGCGTCGAACTCAAGAGCCTCAAGCTCTACTACCAGTCCTTTCGCAATGAAGGCATCTACTACGAGGCGGTGACGAACCGCATCCGCGATGATCTCGCCGAACTGATGAAGCCGACGTGGCTGCAGGTCATCACCGACTGGAAGGGGCGCGGCGGCATCCGCTCGCGCATTCGCGCCGAGCACGGCGGCGTGCCGCTGCACTGGCGCTCTGTCTGA